One Dromiciops gliroides isolate mDroGli1 chromosome 3, mDroGli1.pri, whole genome shotgun sequence DNA segment encodes these proteins:
- the TFG gene encoding protein TFG isoform X4, whose product MNGQLDLSGKLIIKAQLGEDIRRIPIHNEDITYDELVLMMQRVFRGKLLSNDEVTIKYKDEDGDLITIFDSSDLSFAIQCSRILKLTLFVNGQPRPLESSQVKYLRRELIELRNKVNRLLDCLEPPVEPGPSTSLPENDTVDSREEKPTASDSSGKQSTQVMAASMSAFDPLKNQDEINKNVMSAFGLTDDQVSGPPSAPAEERSGTPDSIASSSSVAHPPGVQPQQPPYTGAQTQAGQMYQQYQQQASYGTQQPQAQPPQQYGMQYSGSQSMERFHCK is encoded by the exons ATGAATGGACAGTTGGATTTAAGTGGAAAGCTAATTATTAAAGCTCAGCTTGGGGAAGATATTCGAAGAATTCCCATTCATAATGAAGACATTACCTATGATGAATTAGTGTTGATGATGCAAAGAGTTTTCCGGGGAAAACTTCTGAGTAATGATGAAGTTACTATAAAGTATAAAGATGAAG aTGGAGATCTTATAACAATTTTCGATAGTTCTGATCTTTCATTTGCAATTCAGTGTAGCAGGATATTGAAACTAACACTGTTTG TTAATGGGCAGCCAAGGCCTCTTGAATCAAGTCAGGTAAAATATCTCCGTAGAGAACTGATAGAACTTCGAAACAAAGTGAATCGTCTCTTGGATTGTTTAGAACCACCTGTTGAACCTGGACCTTCTACCAGTCTCCCTGAAAATG ATACTGTGGATAGTAGGGAAGAAAAACCCACTGCTTCTGATTCTTCAGGCAAACAATCTACCCAAGTGATGGCAGCAAGTATGTCTGCTTTTGATCCATTAAAAAATCAAGACGAAATCAACAAAAATGTCATGTCAGCATTTGGTCTGACAGATGATCAGGTTTCAG GACCACCCAGTGCTCCTGCAGAAGAACGTTCTGGAACACCAGATAGCATTGCTTCCTCCTCATCTGTAGCTCATCCACCAGGTGTTCAGCCCCAACAGCCACCATATACAGGAGCTCAAACACAGGCAG GTCAGATGTATCAGCAATACCAACAACAGGCCAGCTATGGTACTCAGCAGCCACAGGCTCAGCCTCCACAACAGTATGGTATGCAGTATTCAG GATCCCAGTCAATGGAGAGGTTTCATTGCAAGTAG
- the TFG gene encoding protein TFG isoform X3 codes for MNGQLDLSGKLIIKAQLGEDIRRIPIHNEDITYDELVLMMQRVFRGKLLSNDEVTIKYKDEDGDLITIFDSSDLSFAIQCSRILKLTLFVNGQPRPLESSQVKYLRRELIELRNKVNRLLDCLEPPVEPGPSTSLPENDTVDSREEKPTASDSSGKQSTQVMAASMSAFDPLKNQDEINKNVMSAFGLTDDQVSGPPSAPAEERSGTPDSIASSSSVAHPPGVQPQQPPYTGAQTQAGQIEGQMYQQYQQQASYGTQQPQAQPPQQYGMQYSGSQSMERFHCK; via the exons ATGAATGGACAGTTGGATTTAAGTGGAAAGCTAATTATTAAAGCTCAGCTTGGGGAAGATATTCGAAGAATTCCCATTCATAATGAAGACATTACCTATGATGAATTAGTGTTGATGATGCAAAGAGTTTTCCGGGGAAAACTTCTGAGTAATGATGAAGTTACTATAAAGTATAAAGATGAAG aTGGAGATCTTATAACAATTTTCGATAGTTCTGATCTTTCATTTGCAATTCAGTGTAGCAGGATATTGAAACTAACACTGTTTG TTAATGGGCAGCCAAGGCCTCTTGAATCAAGTCAGGTAAAATATCTCCGTAGAGAACTGATAGAACTTCGAAACAAAGTGAATCGTCTCTTGGATTGTTTAGAACCACCTGTTGAACCTGGACCTTCTACCAGTCTCCCTGAAAATG ATACTGTGGATAGTAGGGAAGAAAAACCCACTGCTTCTGATTCTTCAGGCAAACAATCTACCCAAGTGATGGCAGCAAGTATGTCTGCTTTTGATCCATTAAAAAATCAAGACGAAATCAACAAAAATGTCATGTCAGCATTTGGTCTGACAGATGATCAGGTTTCAG GACCACCCAGTGCTCCTGCAGAAGAACGTTCTGGAACACCAGATAGCATTGCTTCCTCCTCATCTGTAGCTCATCCACCAGGTGTTCAGCCCCAACAGCCACCATATACAGGAGCTCAAACACAGGCAGGTCAGATTGAAg GTCAGATGTATCAGCAATACCAACAACAGGCCAGCTATGGTACTCAGCAGCCACAGGCTCAGCCTCCACAACAGTATGGTATGCAGTATTCAG GATCCCAGTCAATGGAGAGGTTTCATTGCAAGTAG
- the TFG gene encoding protein TFG isoform X2 has product MNGQLDLSGKLIIKAQLGEDIRRIPIHNEDITYDELVLMMQRVFRGKLLSNDEVTIKYKDEDGDLITIFDSSDLSFAIQCSRILKLTLFVNGQPRPLESSQVKYLRRELIELRNKVNRLLDCLEPPVEPGPSTSLPENDTVDSREEKPTASDSSGKQSTQVMAASMSAFDPLKNQDEINKNVMSAFGLTDDQVSGPPSAPAEERSGTPDSIASSSSVAHPPGVQPQQPPYTGAQTQAGQMYQQYQQQASYGTQQPQAQPPQQYGMQYSGYSQQAGPQPPQQFQGYAQQPTSQPPAPGFSGQPQQLSAQPPQQYQASSYPAQNYTTQASQPTSYTPASQPGMAQSQPGAYQPRPGYTPPPGSTMTPPPSGPNPYARNRPPFTQGYTQPGPGYR; this is encoded by the exons ATGAATGGACAGTTGGATTTAAGTGGAAAGCTAATTATTAAAGCTCAGCTTGGGGAAGATATTCGAAGAATTCCCATTCATAATGAAGACATTACCTATGATGAATTAGTGTTGATGATGCAAAGAGTTTTCCGGGGAAAACTTCTGAGTAATGATGAAGTTACTATAAAGTATAAAGATGAAG aTGGAGATCTTATAACAATTTTCGATAGTTCTGATCTTTCATTTGCAATTCAGTGTAGCAGGATATTGAAACTAACACTGTTTG TTAATGGGCAGCCAAGGCCTCTTGAATCAAGTCAGGTAAAATATCTCCGTAGAGAACTGATAGAACTTCGAAACAAAGTGAATCGTCTCTTGGATTGTTTAGAACCACCTGTTGAACCTGGACCTTCTACCAGTCTCCCTGAAAATG ATACTGTGGATAGTAGGGAAGAAAAACCCACTGCTTCTGATTCTTCAGGCAAACAATCTACCCAAGTGATGGCAGCAAGTATGTCTGCTTTTGATCCATTAAAAAATCAAGACGAAATCAACAAAAATGTCATGTCAGCATTTGGTCTGACAGATGATCAGGTTTCAG GACCACCCAGTGCTCCTGCAGAAGAACGTTCTGGAACACCAGATAGCATTGCTTCCTCCTCATCTGTAGCTCATCCACCAGGTGTTCAGCCCCAACAGCCACCATATACAGGAGCTCAAACACAGGCAG GTCAGATGTATCAGCAATACCAACAACAGGCCAGCTATGGTACTCAGCAGCCACAGGCTCAGCCTCCACAACAGTATGGTATGCAGTATTCAG GCTACAGTCAGCAGGCTGGACCCCAACCTCCTCAGCAGTTCCAAGGATATGCTCAGCAGCCAACTTCTCAGCCTCCAGCTCCTGGCTTTTCTGGACAGCCGCAACAACTTTCTGCTCAACCTCCTCAGCAGTACCAGGCGAGCAGTTACCCTGCACAGAATTACACTACCCAAGCCTCTCAGCCTACCAGTTATACCCCTGCCTCTCAACCTGGAATGGCTCAAAGCCAGCCAGGTGCCTATCAACCAAGACCGGGCTATACTCCACCTCCCGGAAGTACTATGACTCCTCCTCCAAGTGGGCCTAACCCTTATGCACGCAACCGTCCTCCTTTTACTCAGGGTTATACCCAGCCTGGACCTGGTTATCGATAG
- the TFG gene encoding protein TFG isoform X1 produces MNGQLDLSGKLIIKAQLGEDIRRIPIHNEDITYDELVLMMQRVFRGKLLSNDEVTIKYKDEDGDLITIFDSSDLSFAIQCSRILKLTLFVNGQPRPLESSQVKYLRRELIELRNKVNRLLDCLEPPVEPGPSTSLPENDTVDSREEKPTASDSSGKQSTQVMAASMSAFDPLKNQDEINKNVMSAFGLTDDQVSGPPSAPAEERSGTPDSIASSSSVAHPPGVQPQQPPYTGAQTQAGQIEGQMYQQYQQQASYGTQQPQAQPPQQYGMQYSGYSQQAGPQPPQQFQGYAQQPTSQPPAPGFSGQPQQLSAQPPQQYQASSYPAQNYTTQASQPTSYTPASQPGMAQSQPGAYQPRPGYTPPPGSTMTPPPSGPNPYARNRPPFTQGYTQPGPGYR; encoded by the exons ATGAATGGACAGTTGGATTTAAGTGGAAAGCTAATTATTAAAGCTCAGCTTGGGGAAGATATTCGAAGAATTCCCATTCATAATGAAGACATTACCTATGATGAATTAGTGTTGATGATGCAAAGAGTTTTCCGGGGAAAACTTCTGAGTAATGATGAAGTTACTATAAAGTATAAAGATGAAG aTGGAGATCTTATAACAATTTTCGATAGTTCTGATCTTTCATTTGCAATTCAGTGTAGCAGGATATTGAAACTAACACTGTTTG TTAATGGGCAGCCAAGGCCTCTTGAATCAAGTCAGGTAAAATATCTCCGTAGAGAACTGATAGAACTTCGAAACAAAGTGAATCGTCTCTTGGATTGTTTAGAACCACCTGTTGAACCTGGACCTTCTACCAGTCTCCCTGAAAATG ATACTGTGGATAGTAGGGAAGAAAAACCCACTGCTTCTGATTCTTCAGGCAAACAATCTACCCAAGTGATGGCAGCAAGTATGTCTGCTTTTGATCCATTAAAAAATCAAGACGAAATCAACAAAAATGTCATGTCAGCATTTGGTCTGACAGATGATCAGGTTTCAG GACCACCCAGTGCTCCTGCAGAAGAACGTTCTGGAACACCAGATAGCATTGCTTCCTCCTCATCTGTAGCTCATCCACCAGGTGTTCAGCCCCAACAGCCACCATATACAGGAGCTCAAACACAGGCAGGTCAGATTGAAg GTCAGATGTATCAGCAATACCAACAACAGGCCAGCTATGGTACTCAGCAGCCACAGGCTCAGCCTCCACAACAGTATGGTATGCAGTATTCAG GCTACAGTCAGCAGGCTGGACCCCAACCTCCTCAGCAGTTCCAAGGATATGCTCAGCAGCCAACTTCTCAGCCTCCAGCTCCTGGCTTTTCTGGACAGCCGCAACAACTTTCTGCTCAACCTCCTCAGCAGTACCAGGCGAGCAGTTACCCTGCACAGAATTACACTACCCAAGCCTCTCAGCCTACCAGTTATACCCCTGCCTCTCAACCTGGAATGGCTCAAAGCCAGCCAGGTGCCTATCAACCAAGACCGGGCTATACTCCACCTCCCGGAAGTACTATGACTCCTCCTCCAAGTGGGCCTAACCCTTATGCACGCAACCGTCCTCCTTTTACTCAGGGTTATACCCAGCCTGGACCTGGTTATCGATAG